A single genomic interval of Sceloporus undulatus isolate JIND9_A2432 ecotype Alabama chromosome 2, SceUnd_v1.1, whole genome shotgun sequence harbors:
- the LOC121923949 gene encoding E3 ubiquitin-protein ligase Topors-like, with protein MMASLNEELSSSDHSFSSLPGTASENTAIASDGPSDSRCPICLERIRNVAFLNPCFHRFCFACILEWSDRKAECPLCKQNFHSFFHTIRSDTEFEEYIVPSENASCDICGERPTTAERPESLTDNGILYAGYSVPQSQRRMRSLDELMRQLGIRRPSYPGEISLGQIREHVTIKFRRALYQSGVRVRNVQSGGFYRDISADFFHRNPVRLTRLVPWLKRELRVLYGTHPSLINNIQHIILNNITIYDLDSPAFAEIIHPHLLHFTNHFLHEFINFARSPFNIRAYDWRASYDIPFPAHDDGLQSNSSITTSSSEEEEEEGEEGESEDSEENVGEDGESVTSNEEETWDDEIQRSASSVSDQTLDEFFLPFGSSDGELVRSDDNTHAFFQADTQLGAYNRQYSLHKCRLDQTDGNTPILRNSIPKCIEAAQNDIDDDDEDGLMDEQEVLRSHSFSSGTHSSTGPTISNVAHLVTSNQMLDSLQVPLQEQETDSMEQPSLDQQEVVSTKLIHHKGKEIVVIEILQPQTEDILVIEHLELNTSNMDDFTQLPWQGEETSNFMEQHSSTDITPGGSSTICDDGCFSYIRRP; from the coding sequence ATGATGGCATCATTGAATGAAGAGCTCAGTTCTTCTGACCATAGTTTTTCATCCCTGCCTGGGACAGCAAGTGAGAACACTGCCATAGCTTCTGATGGACCTTCAGATTCTAGGTGTCCCATTTGCTTGGAAAGAATACGAAACGTGGCCTTCTTAAACCCATGCTTCCATAGGTTCTGTTTTGCTTGTATCCTAGAATGGTCAGACAGGAAAGCAGAGTGCCCACTCTGTAAGCAGAATTTTCACTCTTTTTTTCACACCATCAGATCTGATACTGAGTTTGAAGAATACATTGTTCCTTCTGAAAATGCATCCTGTGACATTTGTGGGGAGAGACCAACAACTGCTGAAAGACCTGAATCTCTAACAGATAATGGGATTTTGTATGCAGGATACTCAGTTCCCCAGTCTCAAAGAAGGATGAGATCACTTGATGAGCTAATGAGACAGCTTGGCATAAGGAGGCCATCTTACCCAGGAGAGATATCCCTTGGGCAAATTAGAGAGCATGTTACGATTAAGTTCAGAAGGGCCCTCTATCAATCTGGAGTGCGTGTCAGAAATGTCCAAAGTGGAGGTTTTTATAGGGATATATCAGCAGATTTTTTCCATAGGAATCCTGTCCGCCTTACCAGGTTGGTCCCCTGGTTGAAACGTGAGTTGCGAGTGCTGTATGGAACACATCCATCTTTGATCAACAACATCCAACATATCATTTTGAATAACATAACAATTTATGATCTGGATAGCCCAGCCTTTGCTGAAATTATTCACCCACATTTGCTCCACTTCACCAATCACTTCCTGCATGAATTCATCAATTTTGCCCGCTCCCCCTTCAACATTAGGGCCTATGACTGGCGAGCCAGTTATGACATACCCTTTCCTGCACATGATGATGGGTTGCAGTCTAATTCATCAATTACAACATCAtcttcagaagaggaggaggaggaaggggaggaaggagaaagtgaAGACTCAGAAGAAAATGTGGGGGAAGACGGGGAGTCAGTGACAAGTAATGAGGAAGAGACATGGGATGATGAAATCCAGAGATCAGCCAGTTCTGTATCAGATCAGACTCTGGATgagttttttcttccttttggatCTTCAGATGGAGAACTGGTAAGAAGTGATGACAATACGCATGCATTTTTCCAAGCGGATACACAATTAGGAGCATACAACAGACAATATTCATTACATAAATGTCGCCTTGACCAGACTGATGGGAATACACCAATACTGCGTAACTCCATCCCCAAATGTATTGAGGCTGCACAAAATGATATTGATGATGACGATGAAGATGGGTTGATGGATGAGCAAGAGGTCTTAAGAAGTCATAGTTTTAGCAGTGGTACTCATAGCAGTACAGGTCCAACTATCTCGAATGTTGCCCATCTTGTTACCAGTAATCAAATGCTTGATAGTCTTCAGGTTCCACTTCAGGAGCAAGAAACAGATAGTATGGAACAGCCATCATTGGATCAACAGGAGGTAGTTAGCACCAAGCTGATCCATCACAAAGGGAAGGAGATAGTTGTCATTGAGATACTTCAACCCCAGACAGAAGACATTTTGGTTATTGAGCATCTAGAATTGAATACTAGCAACATGGATGATTTTACTCAGCTTCCATGGCAAGGTGAAGAAACATCTAACTTTATGGAGCAGCACTCTTCCACAGACATCACACCAGGTGGTTCTTCTACTATCTGTGATGATGGATGTTTTTCATATATTAGAAGACCATGA
- the LOC121924197 gene encoding E3 ubiquitin-protein ligase Topors-like produces MRPPHKRFKPRVGLRSTHGRSLANIMPLDMTKNPTCALCLERIQDITYLNPCSHRFCFECVQKWSRKKVTCPLCKQHFHSFFHRVTPKGALNKDILPLNDTPFVYSESRKGLSSANSQRPTSPPDNGIVHNQINGGLSQIEKDIYQLMRQFAVSKRSTNTDVISLGKFKAQAVILFRRALYRAGILVRNAQNPDFNQKYFSRNSSCVDRLSPWLKRELKVLCGNQRSLIHTLQNFILNSMTQHDVRSKEFEALLRPHLHQFTSHFLHEFINFVRSPYNMKKYDWHASYECPTLTRGESDSLISSASSDDEHSHTSHNKQAPNTNSNADHRTQECLCSTPERNLPTMITKADSTNKSNNKEIDLEDLSNSDTENEIHRTDDFIKNKLLMLQPDKKTQQVGSLLDSQIFGCMEENEDTGQWHPVQTQNSKTPDACKNSSSIIGCGYYNAFSFNHSNTCDIKTMENSIIEETTQRQSPNFPTRHLRSSLEKSVTFSPSRKGARQKGRSRGMECTFEEDYITTRERPRGRSRARHPHEERHSMHFSRERRCRKEQRNSKASDGSLSHRTTPPLRSESITAGDVNKSKSQNLHHFRKPRSKDHEYFPNRVSSEPNWSQLYYRQDCERYRYEVPVCSKGEPTRFDSPSLLTNSRARSYCFPENNILIKQANLSKSWHHCSTSERRRSMGRSRGRFADLGQDRRPYDKKRRHKSHQVETEHSRGGKQYFQDYMNS; encoded by the coding sequence ATGAGACCTCCACATAAAAGATTTAAACCACGTGTTGGTTTGAGATCCACACATGGACGTTCTTTAGCCAATATAATGCCACTGGATATGACAAAAAATCCAACATGTGCCCTTTGCTTAGAAAGAATCCAAGACATAACTTATTTGAATCCTTGCAGTCACAGATTCTGCTTTGAGTGTGTACAGAAGTGGTCCAGAAAAAAAGTCACATGTCCTCTGTGTAAGCAGcatttccattctttcttccatAGGGTAACCCCAAAAGGGGCATTGAATAAGGATATTCTGCCTCTGAATGACACTCCCTTTGTTTATTCTGAAAGCAGGAAAGGTCTCTCATCAGCTAATTCTCAGAGACCTACATCACCTCCTGACAATGGCATAGTGCACAATCAAATTAATGGAGGACTAAGTCAAATAGAGAAAGATATTTATCAGCTCATGAGACAGTTTGCAGTATCAAAGAGATCCACTAACACAGATGTGATAAGCCTTGGGAAATTTAAAGCCCAAGCGGTGATTCTGTTTAGGAGAGCTCTATACCGTGCTGGGATTCTGGTCAGAAATGCTCAAAACCCAGATTTCAACCAAAAATATTTCAGCAGAAATTCAAGTTGCGTTGACAGATTAAGCCCATGGCTGAAGCGTGAATTAAAGGTGTTGTGTGGCAACCAGAGGTCATTAATTCATACCTTACAGAACTTCATTCTCAACAGCATGACCCAGCATGATGTACGGAGCAAAGAGTTTGAAGCTCTGTTACGACCTCACTTGCATCAATTCACATCTCACTTCTTGCATGAATTCATCAATTTTGTGCGGTCTCCATATAATATGAAGAAATATGACTGGCATGCCTCATATGAATGCCCTACTCTAACAAGGGGGGAGTCAGATTCTTTAATCTCATCAGCATCTTCAGATGATGAGCATTCCCATACATCTCATAACAAACAGGCACCTAACACCAACAGTAATGCAGACCATAGAACCCAGGAATGTCTGTGCTCTACTCCAGAGAGGAATCTGCCAACCATGATTACTAAAGCAGACAGTACAAACAAATCCAACAATAAAGAAATTGATTTGGAGGACTTGTCCAACAGTGACACTGAAAATGAGATCCATAGAACAGATGACTTTATTAAGAATAAGCTGCTTATGTTACAACCagataaaaaaacacaacaagtTGGGTCACTTCTTGACTCTCAGATATTTGGATGTATGGAAGAAAATGAGGACACTGGACAATGGCATCCTGTTCAGACTCAGAACTCAAAGACTCCTGATGCCTGTAAGAATTCCTCAAGTATAATAGGATGTGGCTATTATAATGCCTTTAGTTTCAACCACAGCAATACCTGTGATATCAAAACCATGGAAAACTCCATAATAGAAGAAACAACACAAAGACAATCACCTAATTTCCCCACAAGACACCTGAGAAGCTCTTTAGAAAAGTCAGTGACATTCTCTCCTAGCAGAAAGGGTGCCCGTCAAAAAGGCAGATCCAGGGGTATGGAATGCACTTTTGAAGAAGACTATATTACTACAAGAGAAAGACCCAGAGGAAGAAGCAGAGCAAGGCATCCCCATGAAGAGAGGCACAGCATGCACTTTTCAAGAGAGAGAAGATGTAGGAAAGAGCAAAGAAACTCCAaggctagtgatgggagcttatcCCACAGGACCACCCCGCCTTTAAGGAGTGAAAGCATTACAGCTGGAGACGTAAATAAGTCAAAGTCTCAGAACCTTCATCATTTTAGGAAACCAAGAAGCAAAGACCATGAATATTTTCCAAACAGAGTTTCCAGTGAACCAAACTGGAGTCAACTTTACTACAGACAAGATTGTGAAAGATATAGATATGAAGTACCAGTGTGCAGTAAGGGCGAGCCAACTAGATTTGACAGCCCAAGTCTGTTGACTAACTCTAGGGCGAGATCATATTGCTTCCCAGAAAATAACATCTTGATCAAGCAAGCAAACCTTTCTAAAAGCTGGCACCATTGTTCAACTTCGGAAAGGCGCAGAAGTATGGGAAGATCCAGAGGCAGGTTTGCTGACCTAGGACAAGATAGAAGGCCCTATGACAAGAAAAGGAGACATAAGTCACACCAGGTGGAGACAGAACATtcaaggggagggaaacaatattTCCAGGATTATATGAACAGCTGA